The sequence below is a genomic window from Synechococcus sp. PCC 7335.
CAGGTTCTAAAATGGCGTTCAGTAAATTCCAACCGTGGAAGCTTTCATGGGTGCTTTGCAAATAGAGCGGCACTAAATCTGCTTCGATTGCAATCTCTTGAACAAGTCTGTGGCAAAAGGCATGAGTAGGCGTGATCAAAAGAGAAAGCGCAATCCATAGAATCTCGCCAGTAACGCCACTGCCCAAAATGCGGCCTCCTAGCGCCGCTGCTGCAAAAGTGGATGCCGCAATCTCAAAAGGGTTTAGTACGGTGGTAAAGTCAAATACTTGAGACATTCTGTTGGCAAGGGTAGGATTGTTGCTGCGTACAACAATCGATAGATGCGCAGCCAGCTCTTTGGCAGTGAGCGCAATCTCTAGGTTGACCATATCGTCGTTGGTAACCGCAATTAGCGCAGTTGCCTGAGCAATATTCGCCGTTTGCAAGGTTAGCGGCAAGCTCGCATCGGCTAAAATCACTGGGATTTGCTGAGACCGAGCCATGCTGAGAAACCGGCTGTCATCATCGCGTTCGATTACCACAACTTTATATCCTTGGGCTAGTAGCTGCTGTGCCGTTTTGATCCCTACTCCCCCTAGACCACAGATGATGTAATGACCTTTGCTAGGGACCCTGGCCACGTCCCAAAATGCTCTTAGCCGACTACCCAGCACTAGGTCATTAAGCAGCGCGTAAAAGATTCCGATTACGCCAGCACCGACTAGCATCATCACAGCAGTGAATACCTTCAAAAGCGCAGATGATCTTTCAGCAACGTCTTCATTGCCACCAGCTCCCGTAATCATGCCCACTGAGAAGTAAAGGGCATCGACTAGGGTGCTTTGCTCCCAGCCAAAGAGAATGTAGGTAAAAGTAGCGATCGCAATCGTCATCAATAGAAAAAAGCTGACAATCAAACCTGGTCGCAGATAGCGCCGAAACTGTTCTAGCCAAAGAAAGCTTTTTTTGATCTTTTCAGCGGCGGTAGATCGATAGGTTGCGATGTTAGGATGAGTCCCAATAATCAGGCGATCGCCTGATTGCAAGCGCCGATCTTGGCTCATTGCTTCAATCAGGCTAATTTCAGCATCAGACGTCAGGTAGTAGATCAGCATTCGGGATCGATCGTTCCAAAGTTCGCTAAGAAGACGATTACACCAAGGATGATCCCGGTGAATCCGCTCTTCGTAGATTGGCCAGATGCTCTGGAATAGCTGAAGATGACCGATGGCCACCTGACTCATTGCCGCAAAGGTGAAGATTGGCGCCGAGAGATCTGCCACGCTCATCGTTGTATGATCGACTAGGGTGCGATCTAGGCGATCGCCTAAACTGTGATTGAACAGTCGATTGATAATGCGAATGCGGGGGTTAAGCAAACGCGCCTGAAGCAGAATTTCTAGATTAGTAGCATCATCGTTGTTGGCAATAACGATTGTTTGTGCCATTTCGACCCCGGCTCTACGCAGTGTCTCTGTGCAAAGCAGATCGCCCACAATAATATCTGCTTCCCCTGGAATAGAATAGCGGTTAACGCCTACAACGGCGGCTTGCTGTTGGCGAAGCAGACATAGGACGCCATAGCCAATAGAATCCAACCCGTAGACGATGATTTGAGGCGTCATGGCTGACGATGCTAGAAACAACCGATCACTCTACTCTAAGAAGATCGTGACTCTTCCAGGTGTAGTCGAGATAACGCTTTTGGGGCGAATTTCAACGCTGACACCAAAAACATTCTACGAGTTAGCTATAGCTTCACCAAACCTGCTTTGATCCCGACGCTAACCGCTTCAGTGCGGCTAGAAACGTCGAGCTTAGCCAAAATAGCGCTGATGTGGAACTTAACAGTGTTCTCAGAGATCGTCAGGACTTGGGCGATCGCCTTGTTAGAAAGCCCGTCTGCTAGCTGGTTTAGCACCTGAACTTCTCTGGTGGTCAGCGGATCTATAAGATATGGTTCGGCTAGACTAAAGGCCGTGTCAGATTGAGAAAAGAGAGTTTCTGTAATACTGGGATGAGAGATATTGAAGCCGCTGATAATTGCTGAAATCGCGCATCTCAACTGATTTGCTGAAATATCTACAGGCACTATGTTGACAGCGCCTGTGCCGACTAGCTGAGCCGCGCTTTCTCTTGCTTGGGCTTCAATCCCATTTTCTAACAGCATCAACACGCTTAGCGCATCTTCTAATGGCAGCTCCTCCAGCATTTGAAAGACTGCTTCGCTCTCAGTAATTCCTAGCGCGGATAGCTCAATGATTGCTAGATCTGCCCGCTGATTCTGCAACCAAGCTTCTAATAACTGTAGATTGCCAACTTGAGCAACGATTTGAGTGGTGGCCATCTTTGACATCGCCGCCATGCCTGCTCTAGTCACAGACTGATCCGCACAGATAACAACTTTTTCCATGAACTGTCTTTTATCGCCTAGCGCTCACCGACTACAACGGAAACCGAACGAAGTTCTCCGCCGCGCAGTAGCTGAACTTGTAGCGCTTTGCCAACGCTTTGAGGGCCGAGGAAAGACTGAACCTGTTTGAGGTCTTCCAGCATCTCTCCATCAAAAGTGAGCATGATATCGCCTAGCGTCAGGCCAGCGGTATCTGCGGCGCTCTCCGTCTCTACGCTCACGATCAAGATGCCAACGGCCTGGGTGAGATTGTGCTGCTCTCGCACATTCTCTGGCAGCGAAATCGCCTGCATTCCTAGACCCAGATAGCCGCGTGATAGCCTGCCACGCTGCTGTAGCTGATTGACGGTAGCCGTCACATTAGTAGCGGGTATGGTCAAAACCTGACGCCGAGGCCCAAAAGTATTGAAGCCGACAACCTGACCGCCCGCGTTGATCAACGGACAGCCAGCACTACCCCGGTAAAGGCTGAGATCGACAACGATATAGCAATCGATCTGTCCGCCGCGCTGCGATCGCCATGCCGGCCCGATCTGACAAACTATGCCTAGGCTGGCAAACTGACTACGCTTTCGGCCTCGCCCTACCTGATAGCCAACGGTAGAGACCAATTGGCCTAATGCCAATGTCTGTGGATCGCCCAGCACGGCAGCCGGTAAGTCTGTAGTTTCTGGCAGGGATAGCAGCGCAATATCGGTCGCTAGATCAGTTCCTAACAGCTCCGTGTCGACGGTTTGACCGTTGGGTAGACCAATTTTGAGACTATCTTCTGTAGAGAGGGCTTCGCAAGAGGTAACAATTAGTCCCCTTTTCCAATGGATGCCAGTGCCTGCCGAGCGTTTGCCCCAAACAGAGACCACCGATCGACTGGTGTTAGCGATAATATCCGAGAGATTTTGAGAGAGCGTTTCTAGCGTAGTGTCCATCAGCTTATTTCCTTGGTGCTCACAACGTATGCTCACAATTGTGTTTTGGATGACGCTAGTTAGCACCGCCCATATGAGTAGGGTTATAGAGTGAGTTCTGGGTTCCCAGCGAGACAGACAAAGCGAATCAGCTAAGGCAGAGGACTTTTATAGCAATGATAAAATCTGAGGCGTAATCCCTGTTAGGTCTTCTACCCGATAAAAATCGGCTGCATGAGGGCC
It includes:
- a CDS encoding NAD-binding protein, giving the protein MTPQIIVYGLDSIGYGVLCLLRQQQAAVVGVNRYSIPGEADIIVGDLLCTETLRRAGVEMAQTIVIANNDDATNLEILLQARLLNPRIRIINRLFNHSLGDRLDRTLVDHTTMSVADLSAPIFTFAAMSQVAIGHLQLFQSIWPIYEERIHRDHPWCNRLLSELWNDRSRMLIYYLTSDAEISLIEAMSQDRRLQSGDRLIIGTHPNIATYRSTAAEKIKKSFLWLEQFRRYLRPGLIVSFFLLMTIAIATFTYILFGWEQSTLVDALYFSVGMITGAGGNEDVAERSSALLKVFTAVMMLVGAGVIGIFYALLNDLVLGSRLRAFWDVARVPSKGHYIICGLGGVGIKTAQQLLAQGYKVVVIERDDDSRFLSMARSQQIPVILADASLPLTLQTANIAQATALIAVTNDDMVNLEIALTAKELAAHLSIVVRSNNPTLANRMSQVFDFTTVLNPFEIAASTFAAAALGGRILGSGVTGEILWIALSLLITPTHAFCHRLVQEIAIEADLVPLYLQSTHESFHGWNLLNAILEPGDVLHLTIPAKNIERLWCTRQGSLEYQQ
- a CDS encoding response regulator transcription factor; amino-acid sequence: MEKVVICADQSVTRAGMAAMSKMATTQIVAQVGNLQLLEAWLQNQRADLAIIELSALGITESEAVFQMLEELPLEDALSVLMLLENGIEAQARESAAQLVGTGAVNIVPVDISANQLRCAISAIISGFNISHPSITETLFSQSDTAFSLAEPYLIDPLTTREVQVLNQLADGLSNKAIAQVLTISENTVKFHISAILAKLDVSSRTEAVSVGIKAGLVKL
- a CDS encoding S1C family serine protease, encoding MDTTLETLSQNLSDIIANTSRSVVSVWGKRSAGTGIHWKRGLIVTSCEALSTEDSLKIGLPNGQTVDTELLGTDLATDIALLSLPETTDLPAAVLGDPQTLALGQLVSTVGYQVGRGRKRSQFASLGIVCQIGPAWRSQRGGQIDCYIVVDLSLYRGSAGCPLINAGGQVVGFNTFGPRRQVLTIPATNVTATVNQLQQRGRLSRGYLGLGMQAISLPENVREQHNLTQAVGILIVSVETESAADTAGLTLGDIMLTFDGEMLEDLKQVQSFLGPQSVGKALQVQLLRGGELRSVSVVVGER